CCAGGCACGAGGCCCACGCGAGGGCCCCGAGGCCTATGCCCGTGCTCCCGGAGAGGGAGCGGATGATGGGGACCATGGCGGCGGCGAGGGGGACGTTGTCTATGAGGGCCGAGAACACGGCCGCGGTCCACAGGATGATGGTGACGGCGAGGGCAGTGCTCCCGCCGGAGAGAAAACCTATCGCGCCCGCGAGGTCCGCGGTGACGCCCGTCCTCTCCAAACCCCCGACGATGATGAACAGGCCCCCGAAGAAGATTATCGTCCTGTAATCAAGCCTCTCCAGCATGTCCGGGAACTTTCCGCCGCTGGAGAGCATCGTGAGGACGGCTCCGAGAATTCCGATGAAGGCCACTGAGATTTTGAGGAAGTTGTGGAGCACGAGCAGGGCCATCGAGAATATGAATATGCCCAGGGTGATGTGCATCGTTCTGGCGTCCCTTATCGCGGTCTTCGGGGGGGGCCTGAGGTATCTGAAGGCCTTCATGAACTCGACGGAGTCTACCTTGCATCTCGCGAATGTGCTCTTGAAGCACAGGTAGAGGACAAAAAGGTTCACGATGAACGCCGCCACCGCCAGCGGTCCCGTGTTTAAGACGAAGTCGCTGAAGGAGTAGTGGAGGGCCGTCCCGATGACGATGTTGGGCGGGTCTC
This genomic interval from Thermoplasmata archaeon contains the following:
- a CDS encoding SLC13 family permease, whose product is MYDKALAVAILAACLVLIATERIQRALVAMMGAMAVLALGILSPEDVLDPRGPVHWEALGLIFGMFVMIHVLREVGFFKWIGLRTLMMARFRVLRLFVLFSALSAFLAAFMDSITVLMFMVSLTMEITRILRVSPLPFILGEITSANIGGSATMVGDPPNIVIGTALHYSFSDFVLNTGPLAVAAFIVNLFVLYLCFKSTFARCKVDSVEFMKAFRYLRPPPKTAIRDARTMHITLGIFIFSMALLVLHNFLKISVAFIGILGAVLTMLSSGGKFPDMLERLDYRTIIFFGGLFIIVGGLERTGVTADLAGAIGFLSGGSTALAVTIILWTAAVFSALIDNVPLAAAMVPIIRSLSGSTGIGLGALAWASCLGCDIGGSASPIGASANIVGLSQMERCGVRVTWREYCGAAVPATVLALITCNILLVIRYAL